In one Bradyrhizobium sp. 4 genomic region, the following are encoded:
- a CDS encoding tripartite tricarboxylate transporter permease, with protein MFDLFHNLGLGFGVVFQISWWSPWWLYGLSLPISINILMCLIGALVGTLVGVLPGIGTVATVAMLLPITFGLPPVGALIMLAGIYYGAQYGGSTTSILVNIPGEATSVVTAIDGHQMAKQGRAGPALAIAAIGSFFAGCVATVLIAVLGAPLTKLALAFGPAEYFSLMVLGLIFAVVLAKGSVLKAIAMIVFGLMLSMVGSDIETGASRMAFNIPELADGLGFATVAMGVFGFAEIIRNLDAGAEMNRDLVQQKITGLMPTRKDLIDSAPAILRGTVLGSILGILPGGGAVIASFASYTLEKKIAKNPSRFGRGAIEGVAAPESANNAAAQTSFIPLLTLGIPPNAVMALMVGAMTIHGIVPGPQVMQKQPELVWGMIASMWIGNLMLIIINLPLVGIWVRLLRVPYRLMFPSIVIFCAIGIYSVNNAPVDVILAGVFGLVGYWLIKHDFEPAPLLLGMVLGPLMEENLRRALLISRGDWSVFLTRPLSAVLLAIAAFLLVLTVLPALRAKRDEVFTESEN; from the coding sequence ATGTTCGATCTCTTCCACAATCTGGGCCTCGGTTTCGGTGTGGTGTTTCAGATCTCCTGGTGGTCACCCTGGTGGCTCTACGGTCTGTCGCTGCCGATCTCGATCAACATTCTCATGTGCCTGATTGGCGCATTGGTTGGCACGCTGGTCGGCGTGCTGCCCGGTATCGGCACCGTCGCAACCGTGGCGATGCTCCTGCCCATCACGTTCGGATTGCCGCCGGTCGGCGCGCTGATCATGCTCGCCGGCATCTATTACGGCGCCCAGTACGGCGGCTCCACCACCTCGATCCTGGTCAATATTCCCGGTGAGGCGACGTCGGTCGTCACCGCCATCGACGGCCATCAGATGGCGAAGCAGGGCCGTGCCGGCCCGGCGCTGGCGATCGCGGCGATCGGCTCGTTCTTCGCCGGCTGCGTCGCGACAGTGCTCATCGCCGTGCTCGGCGCGCCTCTGACCAAGCTCGCGCTGGCGTTCGGTCCGGCCGAATATTTCTCGCTGATGGTGCTCGGCCTGATCTTCGCGGTGGTGCTGGCCAAGGGCTCGGTGCTGAAGGCGATCGCTATGATCGTGTTCGGCCTGATGCTGTCGATGGTCGGCTCCGACATCGAGACCGGCGCCTCGCGCATGGCGTTCAACATTCCGGAACTCGCCGATGGTCTCGGCTTTGCGACGGTGGCGATGGGCGTGTTTGGCTTCGCCGAGATCATCCGCAATCTCGATGCCGGCGCCGAGATGAACCGCGACCTGGTGCAGCAGAAGATCACCGGCCTGATGCCGACCAGGAAGGATTTGATCGACTCGGCGCCTGCGATCCTGCGCGGCACCGTGCTCGGCTCGATCCTCGGCATCCTGCCGGGTGGTGGCGCTGTCATCGCGTCCTTTGCGTCCTATACGCTCGAGAAGAAGATCGCCAAGAACCCGTCGCGGTTCGGCCGTGGCGCGATCGAGGGCGTGGCGGCACCGGAAAGCGCCAACAACGCCGCGGCGCAGACCTCCTTCATCCCGCTGCTGACACTCGGCATCCCGCCCAACGCCGTGATGGCGCTGATGGTGGGCGCGATGACCATCCACGGCATCGTGCCGGGTCCGCAGGTGATGCAGAAGCAGCCGGAACTGGTCTGGGGCATGATTGCCTCGATGTGGATCGGCAATCTGATGCTGATCATCATCAACCTGCCGCTGGTCGGAATTTGGGTGCGGCTGTTGCGCGTCCCTTACCGGCTGATGTTCCCCTCGATCGTGATCTTCTGCGCGATCGGCATCTACTCGGTGAACAACGCGCCGGTCGACGTCATCCTCGCAGGCGTGTTCGGTCTGGTCGGCTACTGGCTGATCAAGCACGATTTCGAGCCGGCGCCGCTGTTGCTCGGCATGGTGCTCGGACCGCTGATGGAAGAGAACCTGCGCCGCGCGCTGCTGATCTCGCGCGGCGATTGGAGCGTGTTCCTGACGCGTCCGCTGTCGGCCGTGCTGCTGGCGATCGCGGCCTTCCTCCTGGTGCTCACGGTGCTGCCCGCGTTGCGTGCCAAGCGCGACGAGGTGTTCACAGAATCCGAGAACTGA
- a CDS encoding tripartite tricarboxylate transporter TctB family protein, translating to MADTMGHSATANRNTSVVISFCLLAIAPQIFEFIWSFGTIFGWGAGRGPAAVVISHATALLAGAPGALLGAVGGDTKKASSDVLLALIYSYPIFAVAILTFFMTIRSAQDYVGGIVLMALALFALWASSDLQGMRGFSFGAGTAPRMFGGLLVALGAGIALTGLLTDGPSMAHYAWRGPLFVMISIVLFALAIRPLGVVVTAFSSFLIAAMGTHETRWVEAVIVGACLTLGCALLFPYVLGLPMPMFPRFLVQ from the coding sequence ATGGCCGATACGATGGGCCACTCGGCGACAGCCAACCGAAACACCTCGGTGGTGATCAGCTTTTGTCTGCTGGCCATAGCGCCGCAGATTTTCGAATTCATCTGGTCGTTCGGGACGATCTTTGGCTGGGGCGCCGGACGCGGCCCGGCCGCTGTCGTGATCAGCCACGCTACGGCGCTGCTCGCGGGGGCGCCCGGCGCGTTGCTCGGGGCGGTCGGCGGTGACACTAAGAAGGCGTCATCCGACGTGCTGCTGGCGCTGATCTATTCCTATCCGATCTTTGCGGTGGCTATTCTCACGTTCTTCATGACGATCAGGTCGGCGCAGGATTATGTCGGCGGGATCGTGCTCATGGCGCTCGCCCTATTCGCACTGTGGGCCTCCAGCGATTTGCAGGGGATGCGCGGCTTCTCCTTTGGCGCCGGCACGGCGCCGCGGATGTTTGGCGGACTGCTCGTCGCACTTGGCGCGGGCATTGCGTTGACGGGACTGCTGACCGACGGGCCGAGCATGGCGCACTATGCCTGGCGCGGGCCGCTCTTCGTGATGATCTCGATCGTCCTCTTCGCGCTGGCGATTCGTCCGCTTGGGGTGGTGGTTACGGCATTCTCGAGCTTCCTGATCGCGGCGATGGGCACGCATGAGACGCGCTGGGTCGAAGCGGTCATCGTCGGCGCCTGCCTGACGCTCGGCTGCGCGCTGCTCTTCCCCTACGTGCTCGGACTGCCGATGCCGATGTTCCCGCGCTTCCTGGTTCAGTGA
- a CDS encoding chromate transporter, with the protein MNAENPIWALISTFGLMSLFAVGGAAAAVPEMHRIAVDVHHWMTDKQFADAYAIAQLSPGPNVLIVTLIGYAVAGIPGALAATLAMCLPTALLAYYVSRLLNRPSQSRWPGMIQAALVPLSIGLMAASALILAESTDRTLAALLLTATVAVVASVSRINPLWILLVGGLLGFAGIV; encoded by the coding sequence ATGAACGCGGAGAACCCGATCTGGGCGCTGATCTCGACCTTCGGTCTGATGTCGCTGTTCGCGGTCGGCGGCGCCGCGGCGGCGGTGCCCGAGATGCACCGCATCGCGGTCGACGTGCATCACTGGATGACCGACAAGCAGTTCGCCGACGCCTATGCGATCGCGCAGCTCTCACCAGGTCCTAACGTCCTTATCGTCACGTTGATCGGCTATGCCGTCGCCGGCATCCCCGGTGCCCTGGCGGCGACCTTGGCCATGTGCCTGCCCACCGCGCTGCTTGCCTATTATGTCAGCCGGCTCCTCAATCGCCCGAGCCAATCGCGCTGGCCCGGGATGATCCAGGCTGCACTGGTTCCGCTCTCGATCGGTCTGATGGCGGCGAGCGCCCTGATCCTCGCCGAGTCGACCGATCGCACGCTTGCTGCGCTGCTCCTGACCGCGACGGTTGCAGTGGTCGCATCCGTCTCGCGCATCAATCCACTATGGATTTTGCTGGTCGGGGGCTTGTTGGGTTTTGCTGGCATTGTGTAA
- a CDS encoding chromate transporter: MSEDSAPAAQKRDRELDGPATSAVPPGLLALFLAFARMSLAGFGGVLVFARQAIVEQHRWMTADEFNETFALCHFLPGPNIVNLSMVFGARLRGIAGGIAAFAGLLLPPTLIMTVLAIVYARFGDVEVLRRILAGISCAAVGLLVAVVFRMMTPLLKRLDAVALILMLGVFLAIGVLRLPLQAVLLVAIPVSIGATSLMRRKVAA, encoded by the coding sequence ATGTCCGAGGATTCCGCACCGGCTGCCCAAAAACGAGATCGCGAGCTGGACGGTCCCGCCACCAGCGCCGTTCCGCCGGGCTTGCTCGCGCTGTTCCTGGCTTTCGCCCGGATGTCGCTGGCGGGCTTCGGCGGGGTTTTGGTCTTCGCCCGGCAGGCCATCGTCGAGCAGCACCGCTGGATGACGGCGGACGAGTTCAACGAGACGTTTGCGCTCTGCCATTTCCTGCCTGGGCCCAACATCGTCAATCTGTCGATGGTGTTCGGCGCGCGGCTGCGCGGGATCGCCGGCGGCATTGCCGCCTTCGCGGGGCTGTTGCTGCCGCCCACGCTGATCATGACGGTGCTCGCGATCGTCTACGCCCGGTTCGGCGATGTGGAGGTGCTGCGCCGCATTCTCGCGGGCATCTCCTGTGCGGCCGTCGGCCTCTTGGTCGCGGTGGTCTTCCGGATGATGACGCCGCTGCTCAAGCGGCTGGACGCCGTCGCGCTCATCCTGATGCTGGGCGTCTTCCTCGCCATCGGCGTTCTTCGCCTGCCGCTCCAGGCGGTGCTCCTGGTCGCAATCCCCGTCAGTATCGGCGCCACCTCCCTGATGCGGCGGAAGGTAGCAGCATGA